Proteins from one Juglans microcarpa x Juglans regia isolate MS1-56 chromosome 6S, Jm3101_v1.0, whole genome shotgun sequence genomic window:
- the LOC121237628 gene encoding protein LURP-one-related 4-like has product MAKVYSQDQPSSSSSPYMTSKRETFTLWMKSLVYQTNGCTVYNTIGDIVYRVDNYEKKGSSEVHLMDLRGKVLFTIRRKKFLAFGGWEGYRCRSSHGSCVNEEKPWFRVKKCYKSMLMGDLACQVTVGYDKYWIVRLVGKAAFRIVNTDGDIVAEAKPKHSSSGVLLGDDVLTLVVEPQMDHSLIMALVIVYGLIRRRV; this is encoded by the exons ATGGCTAAAGTGTATTCTCAAGATCAACCCAGCAGCTCTTCTTCTCCCTACATGACCTCAAAGAGAGAAACATTTACTCTATGGATGAAATCTCTGGTGTATCAGACAAATGGTTGCACTGTTTACAACACAATTGGTGATATTGTTTATCGTGTTGACAACTACGAAAAGAAAGGTAGCAGTGAAGTTCATCTCATGGATCTCCGAGGCAAAGTTCTTTTTACTATAAGAAGAAAG AAATTCTTAGCTTTTGGTGGTTGGGAGGGCTATAGATGCAGAAGTAGTCATGGTTCTTGTGTAAACGAAGAGAAGCCATGGTTTCGAGTTAAAAAATGCTACAAATCCATGCTTATGGGAGATTTAGCTTGTCAGGTTACCGTGGGATATGATAAATACTGGATTGTTAGATTGGTAGGCAAAGCAGCATTCAGAATTGTAAATACTGATGGAGATATTGTTGCAGAg GCAAAACCAAAGCACTCATCTTCAGGAGTATTGTTGGGAGATGATGTTTTAACTTTGGTGGTGGAGCCTCAAATGGATCATTCCCTCATCATGGCTCTAGTTATTGTGTATGGACTCATTCGACGTAGAGTATAA
- the LOC121237516 gene encoding myosin-11-like, with translation MFRSARWRSEKNKVKVVFKLQFHATQVSQFSADALMVSLIPADVGKPTVKSDKAMVRNETCRWENPVYETVKFNREPRTGKISERIYYVHVSNGSSKAGSIGEVSIDFADYAEATKPSSASFPLKNPNSDAVLHVLIQRLHADADQREVEECEDAKIKSENRSLKTFLSHGDEDENVANDTTEDGPSNKTTHDADLNCNCRASIGSDTTLSNSESSSGLDTPRELGLRNSNIHQDPSSFLSSVSHSSLPHEQAANASMTVYDEEWSGSSDHGISTDDSTHSSHNTLSRERSEQASDTEMEKLKAELVALARQADVSELELQTLRKQIVKESKRGQDLSREIANIKDERDALKSECEKLKAFHKRMDEAKAKNKLQSNGGDVRALAEEIRQELAYEKDLNANLRLQLHKTQESNAELILAVRDLDEMLEAKNRQTPDLSNKIGSCENAEELKVNLLKCETDDDDEEQKALEELVKEHGDAKETYLLERKIIDLYGEIEIYRRDKDELEMQMEQLALDYEILKQENHDMSYKLEQSQLQEQLKIQYECSSPPTGITQLEAHIESLENELKKQSKEFLDSLATIRDLEMHITSLEEEMEKQAQGFEADLEAVTHAKVKQEQRAIRAEEALQKTRSRNASTAERLQEEFRRLSVQMASTFDANEKVAMKALKEANELRWQKSQLEEILQKVKQELQTVRDDYEARIRELSNQIDMNACQIEQMLVEIDNESKQLEYQKQHGEVVSRAFSEEIEMLKTEIRRLIAENICLSEQKEQEEICRAEFEHMKASIKESEMLVQRENVERNELVNTIALLKKEAEKSLEELSRIRHLKDEKEATVGFLQSEMETLKAQCADLKNSSFEDEVEKEKLRKQIFQLKNDLRKKDDAFTSIEKKLKDSNGRTVSDGAKNTLKNNKSAPVPRGSKEVATLREKIKLLEGEIKLKETSLETSTNSFLMKEKDLQNKIEELENRVEELDQISSFQKVTIDTSGIISNSSVPEEATAADDPMNSTACLPKENESTWSLVKSIDETSSEKELIKDSSISKNDVNLDLIAELASLKKKNDSMESELHEMQERYSEISLKFAEVEGERQKLVMTVRNLKIAMKS, from the exons GTATCGCAGTTTAGTGCAGATGCATTGATGGTGTCTTTGATTCCTGCGGATGTGGGAAAGCCGACTGTGAAATCAGATAAAGCTATGGTTCGGAACGAAACCTGCCGTTGGGAAAATCCTGTCTATGAGACGGTGAAATTCAATCGGGAACCGAGGACTGGGAAGATCAGTGAGAGGATCTACTACGTCCATGTCTCAAAT GGATCGTCAAAAGCAGGTTCTATTGGGGAAGTTTCTATTGATTTTGCTGATTATGCTGAGGCAACAAAGCCATCCTCTGCCTCTTTTCCCCTAAAGAATCCAAACTCAGATGCAGTTTTACAT GTTTTGATCCAGAGGCTGCATGCAGATGCCGATCAAAG AGAGGTGGAAGAATGTGaagatgcaaaaataaaatctgaaaataggAGCTTGAAGACCTTCTTAAGCCATggtgatgaagatgaaaatgttgcAAATGATACCACTGAG GACGGACCATCCAATAAAACTACCCATGATGCTGACTTGAATTGTAACTGTAGAGCGTCAATTGGATCTGACACCACATTATCAAATTCAGAAAGCAGCTCTGGACTTGATACTCCACGAGAACTTGGACTGAGAAATAGTAACATCCATCAGGACCCTTCTAGTTTCCTATCATCTGTGAGCCACAGCTCATTGCCTCATGAACAAGCAGCAAATGCCTCAATGACAGTTTATGACGAGGAGTGGTCAGGCAGTTCTGATCATGGCATAAGTACAGATGACTCAACTCATAGTTCTCACAACACCCTTAGCAGAGAAAGATCTGAACAGGCTTCAGATACTGAGATGGAAAAGCTCAAGGCTGAGCTTGTTGCTTTGGCTAGGCAGGCAGATGTGTCGGAGCTGGAGTTACAGACCCTTCGAAAGCAAATTGTAAAAGAGAGCAAAAGGGGGCAGGATCTCTCAAGAGAGATTGCTAACATCAAAGATGAGAGAGATGCACTCAAGTCAGAATGCGAGAAACTCAAGGCCTTCCATAAGCGTATGGATGAGGCAAAAGCTAAAAACAAGTTGCAGTCAAATGGTGGAGATGTCCGTGCTCTTGCTGAAGAAATCAGACAAGAATTGGCCTATGAGAAGGACCTGAATGCCAATCTTCGGTTACAACTGCATAAAACTCAGGAATCTAATGCGGAGTTGATTCTTGCTGTAAGGGACCTAGATGAAATGTTGGAAGCAAAGAACAGGCAAACACCTGATCTTTCCAACAAAATAGGATCCTGTGAGAATGCTGAAGAGTTGAAGGTTAATCTCTTGAAATGTGAgacagatgatgatgatgaagagcaGAAAGCACTGGAAGAGCTTGTTAAGGAGCACGGTGATGCCAAAGAAACATATTTGCTGGAGCGAAAGATCATAGACCTCTATGGTGAAATAGAGATTTATAGGAGGGATAAAGATGAGCTAGAGATGCAGATGGAGCAACTAGCACTTGACTATGAGATTTTGAAGCAGGAAAACCACGACATGTCATATAAACTGGAGCAAAGTCAACTGCAAGAGCAACTGAAGATACAATATGAATGTTCATCTCCTCCTACTGGCATAACCCAACTAGAAGCCCATATTGAGAGCTTGGAAAACGAACTGAAGAAGCAGTCGAAAGAATTCTTAGATTCTTTGGCTACCATAAGAGATCTTGAAATGCATATTACAAGCTTGGAGGAAGAAATGGAGAAGCAGGCACAAGGATTTGAAGCTGATCTGGAAGCTGTGACACATGCCAAAGTTAAGCAGGAGCAAAGAGCCATCCGAGCAGAGGAAGCCTTGCAAAAGACAAGATCGAGAAACGCTAGTACAGCTGAGAGGCTTCAGGAGGAATTTAGAAGGCTCTCAGTGCAAATGGCCTCTACATTTGATGCAAATGAGAAGGTGGCTATGAAGGCATTGAAGGAGGCTAACGAACTGCGTTGGCAGAAGAGTCAATTGGAAGAAATTCTCCAGAAAGTCAAACAAGAGCTTCAGACAGTAAGAGATGATTATGAGGCAAGAATACGGGAGCTGTCCAACCAAATAGATATGAACGCGTGCCAGATAGAGCAAATGTTGGTGGAAATTGATAATGAGTCCAAGCAGCTTGAATATCAGAAGCAGCATGGCGAAGTAGTTAGCAGGGCTTTCTCTGAGGAGATTGAAATGCTCAAAACAGAGATCAGAAGGCTCATTGCTGAGAATATATGCCTCTCTgaacaaaaagaacaagaagaaatttGTAGAGCAGAATTCGAACATATGAAGGCATCAATTAAGGAATCTGAGATGTTGGtacaaagagaaaatgtagaaaGAAATGAACTGGTGAACACAATTGCTTTGCTGAAGAAAGAAGCAGAGAAATCTCTGGAGGAGCTAAGTAGAATTAGGCACCTCAAGGATGAGAAGGAGGCAACAGTTGGTTTCTTACAATCAGAGATGGAAACCCTTAAAGCTCAGTGTGCTGATTTGAAAAATTCCTCGTTTGAAGATGAGGTTGAGAAGGAGAAACTCAGGAAGCAGATCTTCCAATTAAAAAACGACTTGAGGAAGAAGGACGATGCATTCACCAGTATAGAGAAGAAGCTCAAGGATAGTAATGGGCGCACAGTTTCTGATGGAGCTAAAAATACTCTGAAAAACAATAAATCAGCTCCAGTTCCCCGTGGCTCAAAAGAAGTTGCAACTCTGAGGGAGAAGATAAAACTGCTTGAG GGAGAGATAAAGCTAAAGGAAACTTCCCTGGAAACCTCAACAAACTCATTTTTGATGAAGGAAAAggatcttcaaaacaaaattgaagaattAGAGAACAGAGTGGAAGAACTCGATCAGATTAGTTCATTTCAAAAG GTCACCATAGATACAAGTGGCATCATTTCAAACAGCAGTGTACCTGAAGAAGCAACAGCCGCAGACGACCCTATGAACAGTACAGCTTGCCTGCCGAAAGAAAATGAGAGCACATGGTCACTAGTCAAGAG CATTGATGAAACTTCATCAGAGAAAGAACTGATAAAAGACTCCAGTATCAGTAAGAATGACGTAAATCTGGATTTAATTGCTGAATTGGCAtcattaaagaagaagaacgaTTCAATGGAAAGTGAACTGCACGAGATGCAAGAGAGATATTCAGAAATAAGTCTCAAGTTTGCAGAGGTAGAAGGTGAAAGACAAAAGCTTGTAATGACAGTACGCAACCTCAAGATTGCTATGAAGAgctaa